One part of the Thermoanaerobacterium sp. CMT5567-10 genome encodes these proteins:
- a CDS encoding glucose-6-phosphate isomerase yields MTNVLNFDYSNALNFVNEHEIAYLEKQAQLSLDMVVNKTAQGSDFLGWVDLPRDYDKEEFARIKKAAEKIKSDSDALVVIGIGGSYLGARAAIEMLTHSFYNILPQSVRKAPEIYFAGNSISSTYLQDLLEVLDGKDVSINVISKSGTTTEPAIAFRVFRDFLEKKYGKEEAKSRIYVTTDRKKGALKRLADEEGYETFVIPDDVGGRYSVLTAVGLLPIAAAGIDIDEMMKGAYDASLVFKKPDIKDNLSMQYAVLRNALYRKGKSVEILVNYEPRLHYFSEWWKQLFGESEGKDHKGIYPASVDFSTDLHSMGQFIQDGSRIMFETVINVEKPLKEITINEDKDNVDGLNFLAGNTIDFVNKKAFQGTVLAHNDGGVPNLIVNVPEISAYNFGYLVYFFEMACGISGYLNGVNPFDQPGVEAYKKNMFALLGKPGYEKEKEELEKRLKR; encoded by the coding sequence ATGACAAATGTATTAAATTTTGATTATTCAAATGCGTTGAATTTTGTTAATGAACATGAAATAGCATATCTTGAGAAACAGGCACAATTATCACTTGATATGGTGGTAAATAAGACAGCTCAGGGAAGCGATTTCCTTGGTTGGGTTGATTTGCCGCGGGATTATGACAAGGAAGAATTTGCTCGAATCAAAAAAGCTGCAGAGAAAATAAAATCAGATTCAGATGCGCTTGTGGTTATCGGAATTGGTGGTTCGTACTTAGGTGCAAGGGCAGCTATTGAGATGCTTACACACTCGTTTTACAATATTTTGCCACAATCAGTTAGAAAGGCGCCAGAAATATATTTTGCAGGAAACAGTATAAGCTCTACATACCTTCAAGATTTATTAGAAGTTCTAGACGGCAAAGATGTATCTATAAACGTCATATCAAAGTCTGGCACTACTACAGAACCGGCTATAGCATTTCGAGTCTTCAGAGATTTTCTAGAAAAGAAATATGGAAAAGAAGAAGCAAAATCAAGGATATATGTTACAACAGATAGAAAAAAAGGTGCTCTTAAAAGACTGGCGGATGAAGAAGGCTATGAGACATTTGTGATTCCTGATGATGTAGGTGGCAGATATTCCGTTCTAACGGCAGTAGGACTCCTCCCTATAGCGGCTGCAGGCATCGACATTGATGAAATGATGAAAGGGGCATATGATGCATCATTAGTTTTCAAAAAACCTGATATAAAAGACAATTTAAGCATGCAGTATGCTGTACTTAGAAATGCGCTTTATAGGAAGGGTAAATCTGTTGAAATTTTAGTAAACTATGAGCCGAGGCTTCACTATTTTTCCGAATGGTGGAAACAGCTTTTTGGGGAAAGTGAAGGCAAGGACCATAAAGGAATATATCCTGCATCAGTAGATTTTTCGACGGATCTTCATTCCATGGGACAATTTATACAAGACGGAAGCAGGATAATGTTTGAGACGGTTATAAATGTAGAAAAACCGCTAAAAGAAATAACGATAAACGAAGACAAGGACAATGTAGATGGACTTAATTTCCTGGCTGGAAATACGATAGATTTTGTCAATAAGAAAGCTTTTCAAGGCACGGTACTTGCTCACAATGATGGCGGTGTGCCAAATCTAATAGTGAATGTTCCAGAGATATCTGCATACAACTTTGGATATCTGGTTTACTTCTTTGAGATGGCTTGCGGCATAAGCGGATACTTAAATGGAGTAAATCCGTTTGACCAACCTGGAGTAGAAGCCTACAAGAAAAATATGTTTGCGCTTTTAGGCAAACCTGGTTATGAGAAAGAAAAAGAAGAATTGGAAAAAAGGCTTAAAAGGTGA
- a CDS encoding HD domain-containing protein: MKGGDDFVSRLKYIMGLKDYFGTDLKRINHALKVLSYADRIVDGENITDEKIKKIVYVTAILHDIGIKKAEEKYGSSSGRYQEIEGPAIAKEIMQKNNEEEDIIERVCYIIGGHHTPSKNDGLDFQIIWESDLLVNIEEDGLYRDREKVSNIVEKNFKTKTGKNIAVDLFLS; the protein is encoded by the coding sequence ATGAAAGGGGGAGATGATTTTGTGTCAAGGTTAAAATATATCATGGGACTTAAAGACTATTTCGGTACTGACTTAAAAAGAATTAACCATGCATTAAAAGTGCTTAGCTATGCTGACAGAATAGTGGATGGCGAAAATATTACTGATGAAAAAATCAAAAAGATCGTGTATGTTACCGCAATTTTGCATGACATCGGCATCAAAAAAGCTGAAGAAAAATATGGTAGCTCATCCGGAAGATATCAGGAAATAGAGGGGCCAGCCATTGCAAAAGAGATTATGCAGAAAAACAATGAGGAGGAGGATATAATAGAAAGAGTATGCTATATTATAGGTGGTCATCATACACCATCTAAAAATGATGGACTTGATTTTCAGATAATATGGGAATCTGATCTTCTGGTAAATATAGAAGAGGATGGATTGTATAGAGATAGAGAAAAGGTCAGCAATATTGTAGAAAAGAATTTTAAGACAAAGACAGGCAAAAACATTGCAGTTGACTTGTTTCTAAGTTAA
- a CDS encoding nitroreductase family protein: MDALEVLKQRRAVRSFEDKPIPKNILEDIIDCGRLAPSANNVQPWHFVVVTDKEALKYISEKATYGKFIKDAAACVVVYCEKENIHHLEDGAAATENIILAAKAYGISSCWVAGYDRTYEKDINEYLNVPSNLRMISIIALGYSTQNPSPRNKKSLSDVLHWEKF, from the coding sequence ATGGATGCATTAGAAGTATTAAAACAAAGAAGGGCTGTAAGATCTTTTGAAGATAAACCAATTCCAAAAAATATACTGGAAGATATTATTGACTGCGGAAGGCTTGCTCCGTCTGCAAACAATGTTCAACCTTGGCATTTCGTTGTTGTAACCGACAAGGAAGCTCTTAAGTATATTTCTGAAAAGGCTACATACGGCAAATTTATTAAAGATGCTGCAGCATGTGTAGTTGTATACTGTGAAAAAGAAAACATCCACCATCTGGAAGATGGTGCAGCAGCAACTGAAAATATCATACTTGCAGCAAAAGCATACGGCATCTCTTCATGCTGGGTAGCAGGGTATGATCGGACATATGAAAAAGACATAAATGAATATTTAAATGTTCCATCAAACCTTAGAATGATCTCAATTATTGCTTTAGGCTACAGTACTCAAAATCCGTCTCCAAGAAATAAAAAATCTTTAAGCGACGTACTGCACTGGGAAAAATTTTAA
- the rpsD gene encoding 30S ribosomal protein S4, which translates to MARTVAPKHRMCRIVGHPLCGSPKCPSLKRPYAPGQHGLTRGKKLSEYGRRLLEKQKLKSIYNVRERQYRRYFEKALKSKEPTSEKLLSLLERRLDNIVYRMGFAPTIYSARQLVSHGHILVNGKKVNIPSYEVNVGDVVSVKEKSRNMPLIKQSIGTNDIPPYINVDVDKMEGKLIKLPRRSEIPVEIDDHLLVEFY; encoded by the coding sequence TTGGCAAGAACAGTAGCACCAAAGCATAGAATGTGCAGAATTGTAGGACATCCCCTATGCGGTAGCCCAAAGTGTCCTTCGTTAAAGCGGCCGTACGCTCCTGGACAGCATGGGCTAACTAGAGGCAAAAAGCTTTCTGAATACGGTAGAAGACTTCTTGAAAAACAAAAGCTCAAATCAATCTACAACGTTAGGGAAAGACAGTATAGAAGGTATTTTGAAAAAGCACTAAAAAGCAAGGAACCGACAAGCGAAAAACTTCTCTCACTTCTTGAAAGGCGCCTTGACAATATTGTATACAGGATGGGCTTTGCTCCTACAATATACTCTGCACGTCAGCTCGTTTCGCATGGCCATATTTTAGTAAATGGCAAAAAAGTAAATATCCCATCTTATGAGGTAAATGTCGGAGATGTCGTCTCCGTTAAAGAAAAAAGTAGAAATATGCCCCTTATAAAACAAAGCATCGGCACAAATGATATTCCACCATATATCAATGTCGATGTGGATAAAATGGAAGGCAAATTAATTAAATTGCCAAGAAGAAGCGAAATTCCTGTAGAAATTGACGACCATTTATTAGTAGAATTTTACTAA
- the pepT gene encoding peptidase T — protein MQNVAHRFLKYVKYETTSNENSSKCPSTNGQMAFAKDLASELKAIGLTDVSVDENGYVMATIPSNVDRKIPVVGFISHMDTSPDMSGKNVNPQIIENYDGKDIILNKDKNIVLSPSDFPELKDYIGKTLITTDGTTLLGADDKAGIAEIVTACEYIMSHPEIKHGTIKVCFTPDEEIGRGADKFDVKKFGADFAYTIDGGKLGELEYENFNAASAKIIIHGRNVHPGTAKGKMKNSVLIGVELASMLPLEETPENTEGYEGFYHINNFNGNVEETHMYYIIRDFDKENFENRKNYLLNLINKLNEKYGEGTVEIDLKDQYYNMREIIEKDMSIVEIALKAIEKAGVKPDVSPIRGGTDGARLSYMGLSTPNIFTGGHNFHGKYEYIPTFAMEKAVEVILNIVKIVAEKSKS, from the coding sequence TTGCAAAACGTCGCTCATAGATTTTTAAAATACGTAAAGTATGAAACAACATCAAATGAAAACTCTTCAAAATGCCCTAGTACAAATGGGCAAATGGCTTTTGCCAAAGACTTGGCCTCCGAATTAAAAGCTATAGGGCTTACAGACGTATCCGTCGATGAAAATGGATATGTAATGGCTACAATACCATCTAATGTTGATAGGAAAATACCAGTAGTAGGCTTTATATCACACATGGACACAAGCCCTGATATGTCTGGAAAAAATGTAAATCCGCAGATAATCGAAAACTACGATGGCAAAGACATAATATTAAACAAGGATAAGAATATCGTTTTGTCACCAAGTGATTTTCCAGAATTAAAAGACTACATAGGAAAAACACTGATCACAACAGATGGTACAACACTGCTGGGTGCCGATGATAAGGCTGGAATCGCTGAGATTGTCACTGCCTGCGAATACATTATGTCACATCCAGAGATAAAACATGGAACGATAAAAGTGTGTTTTACGCCAGACGAAGAAATCGGACGCGGTGCAGACAAATTTGACGTAAAAAAATTCGGGGCTGATTTTGCTTATACAATCGATGGTGGAAAATTGGGTGAATTGGAATATGAAAACTTCAATGCAGCATCTGCAAAAATAATAATACACGGCCGAAATGTACATCCTGGAACAGCAAAAGGCAAAATGAAAAACTCTGTTTTAATAGGAGTAGAGCTTGCTTCAATGTTGCCGCTGGAAGAAACACCGGAAAATACAGAAGGATATGAGGGATTTTATCACATAAATAATTTTAATGGTAATGTAGAAGAAACACACATGTACTACATAATAAGGGATTTTGACAAAGAAAACTTTGAAAATCGCAAAAATTACTTGTTAAATTTGATAAACAAATTAAATGAAAAATACGGCGAAGGCACAGTAGAAATAGATTTAAAAGACCAATATTACAATATGAGAGAAATCATTGAAAAAGACATGAGCATAGTTGAAATTGCACTAAAAGCTATAGAGAAAGCAGGCGTAAAACCAGATGTGTCTCCTATCCGCGGCGGCACTGATGGAGCAAGGTTATCGTACATGGGACTTTCAACGCCTAACATATTTACAGGAGGCCATAATTTTCACGGTAAATATGAATATATACCTACTTTTGCAATGGAAAAAGCTGTTGAAGTTATATTGAATATAGTAAAGATAGTAGCAGAAAAAAGTAAATCTTAA
- a CDS encoding alpha/beta hydrolase, translating to MQKAVELTYGSKTLRGMMHVPDGTNGKVPMVAVFHGFTGNKVESHFIFVKLSRELEKAGIGSVRFDFYGSGESDGNFIDMTFSGEVEDARHILEFVKDNPQTDVNNIGILGLSMGGAIAAIIANEYKDIVKSLVLWAPAFNMRDIVELQSQSEAGNLLNEHGFVDIGGLALGKEFVFDITGIDIFELAKGYDKDVLIIHGTKDEAVPYTVSEEILKTVYKENGRRISIDGSDHTFNRLDWQRKAIDESVSFLKEKLK from the coding sequence ATGCAAAAAGCTGTTGAATTAACTTATGGATCTAAGACATTGAGGGGTATGATGCATGTTCCAGATGGCACAAATGGCAAAGTTCCTATGGTAGCTGTATTTCATGGATTTACAGGCAATAAAGTTGAGTCACATTTTATTTTTGTAAAGTTGTCGAGAGAGTTGGAGAAAGCAGGCATAGGCAGTGTCAGATTCGACTTCTATGGATCTGGTGAAAGTGATGGCAATTTTATCGATATGACATTTAGCGGTGAAGTAGAAGATGCAAGACATATCTTAGAATTCGTAAAAGACAATCCTCAAACAGATGTCAATAATATTGGCATATTAGGTCTTAGCATGGGTGGGGCTATAGCTGCCATAATCGCAAATGAATACAAAGACATTGTTAAGTCATTAGTTCTGTGGGCACCTGCTTTCAATATGAGAGACATAGTAGAACTTCAGTCACAAAGTGAAGCGGGAAATTTACTTAATGAACATGGATTTGTTGATATTGGAGGCCTTGCGCTTGGAAAGGAATTTGTATTTGATATAACTGGAATTGATATATTTGAATTAGCAAAAGGATATGACAAAGATGTACTCATAATTCATGGCACAAAAGATGAAGCTGTGCCATACACAGTATCTGAAGAAATTTTAAAGACAGTTTACAAAGAAAATGGCCGTAGAATATCGATAGATGGTTCGGATCATACGTTTAACAGGCTTGATTGGCAAAGAAAGGCCATAGATGAATCTGTCTCTTTCTTGAAAGAAAAGCTTAAATAA
- a CDS encoding 4'-phosphopantetheinyl transferase superfamily protein → MVKVYATKITRNVDNREYNRLLEVVSEEKRCRVKKIRKHDDALRTLLAEAMLRVILVKEFGLKNSNIVFYKNEFGKPFLEGKNIFFSISHSGEWASIAVDCDNLGVDIEKIRDINLNVAKRFFSMEEYNDMMKKDDKIDYFFTLWTLKESYVKALGKGLYVPLKSFTVKLEKEIKLFGENKNKFYFKQFNIDAGYKLAVCAQNNMFQNSVNVIKIDDLLNDIFNFL, encoded by the coding sequence ATGGTGAAAGTGTATGCTACAAAAATCACGAGAAATGTAGACAATCGAGAATATAACAGATTATTAGAGGTAGTGTCAGAAGAAAAGAGATGCAGGGTTAAAAAGATTAGGAAGCATGATGATGCACTGAGGACTCTTTTGGCAGAGGCAATGTTGCGAGTCATTTTAGTAAAAGAATTTGGGCTTAAAAACAGCAATATCGTATTTTATAAGAATGAGTTTGGGAAACCTTTTTTAGAAGGCAAAAATATATTTTTTAGTATATCACATTCAGGAGAGTGGGCATCTATAGCTGTAGATTGTGATAATTTAGGCGTTGACATAGAGAAGATAAGAGATATCAATTTAAATGTGGCAAAGCGTTTCTTTTCGATGGAAGAGTATAATGATATGATGAAAAAGGATGATAAAATAGACTACTTTTTTACTCTTTGGACACTAAAAGAAAGCTATGTCAAGGCACTAGGCAAGGGACTTTATGTTCCATTAAAATCATTTACTGTAAAATTAGAAAAAGAAATTAAGCTTTTTGGAGAAAATAAAAATAAGTTTTATTTTAAGCAGTTTAATATAGATGCTGGATATAAATTGGCAGTTTGTGCTCAGAATAATATGTTTCAAAATAGTGTTAATGTTATTAAAATAGATGATTTATTGAATGATATTTTTAATTTTTTATGA
- a CDS encoding helicase C-terminal domain-containing protein yields the protein MIKEKIKVSVRDLVEFILRSGDLNSEFVGNGNRRALEGARIHRKIQKSKNENYTKEVSLKYEAEYDDFILAVEGRADGIIVQNGNVTIDEIKTTNAQLNDIDDNYNPLHLAQAKCYAYIYSIQNDLNAINIQLTYYQIDNDEIKYLRYTYSIDELKAFFEDLLKKFYNWAMISYLWIKERNSSIEKIDFPYKNYRKGQRKLAVAVYRTIEREKKLFVQAPTGIGKTISVIFPAIKAMREGMTSKIFYLTAKTIAGTVADETFKMLRDKGLRIKTLVITAKEKICLNEKTECTPESCPYAKGHYDRINDAIMDMILNEDDFNRAKIEEYAKKHTVCPFEFSLDLSLWSDVVICDYNYVFDPNVALKRFFQDKSDFTILVDEAHNLVDRSREMFSAELFKKEFLSLKKSMKGQSSKIEKVLSKINSIFLKMKKQWGENNFFVAKDEQVDLDGYLRQFIGEAESYLVNNKKSSECDELIDLYFKSLSYLKISDMYDSSYMTYVEKDGDDVKIKLFCLDPSKLLSQTLQKVRGTIFFSATLLPITYYKSLLGGNDEDYAICLDSPFDTKNRMILIADDVSTKYKDRENTREKVAEYIDAVVGKMPGNYIVYFPSYEYMNMIYEIYKDRGMNMIIKQESSMSEDDKESFLKMFEDEKKGIIAFCVLGGIFSEGIDLKNDRLIGAIIVGVGLPQICLERDIIKDYFEKKYGLGYEFAYLYPGFNKVMQSAGRVIRTETDRGVILLIDERFLHRNYIKLFPKEWFPYTKVNKDNIEAYLDNFWGNL from the coding sequence ATGATTAAAGAGAAGATAAAAGTTTCAGTTAGAGACTTGGTAGAGTTTATATTGCGCAGTGGTGATTTAAACAGTGAGTTTGTCGGAAACGGCAATAGAAGAGCGTTAGAAGGGGCAAGGATTCATAGAAAGATACAGAAATCGAAAAATGAAAATTATACGAAAGAAGTCTCATTAAAGTACGAAGCAGAGTACGATGATTTTATCCTTGCTGTTGAAGGCCGTGCGGATGGCATCATTGTTCAAAACGGCAATGTTACGATAGATGAGATAAAGACTACAAATGCTCAACTAAATGACATTGATGATAATTACAATCCGCTACATTTGGCACAGGCAAAATGCTATGCTTATATATACTCTATTCAGAACGATTTGAATGCTATAAATATTCAACTAACGTATTATCAGATTGATAATGATGAGATTAAATATTTAAGGTACACGTATTCTATAGATGAGCTAAAAGCATTTTTTGAAGATCTTCTAAAAAAGTTTTACAACTGGGCAATGATATCATACCTTTGGATAAAGGAAAGAAATAGCTCCATAGAGAAGATAGATTTTCCTTATAAAAATTACAGGAAAGGGCAAAGGAAGCTAGCCGTAGCTGTCTACAGGACAATTGAAAGAGAGAAAAAACTCTTTGTACAAGCACCTACCGGAATAGGTAAAACTATATCTGTTATTTTTCCAGCGATAAAGGCTATGAGGGAAGGGATGACGTCAAAAATATTTTACCTGACGGCTAAAACAATTGCAGGTACCGTTGCAGATGAGACGTTTAAGATGCTAAGGGATAAAGGGTTAAGAATTAAGACGCTTGTTATCACTGCAAAAGAGAAGATATGTTTAAATGAAAAGACCGAATGCACCCCTGAGTCATGTCCATACGCAAAAGGCCATTATGATAGGATAAATGATGCTATAATGGATATGATTTTAAATGAAGATGATTTTAATAGGGCAAAAATTGAGGAGTATGCAAAAAAACATACAGTATGTCCATTTGAGTTTTCACTAGACTTATCTTTATGGTCGGATGTTGTAATCTGCGATTACAATTATGTTTTTGACCCAAATGTCGCTCTAAAAAGATTTTTTCAAGATAAGAGCGATTTTACGATCCTTGTGGATGAAGCCCACAACCTTGTAGACAGGTCAAGGGAGATGTTTTCTGCGGAGCTTTTTAAAAAAGAGTTTTTATCATTAAAAAAGTCGATGAAAGGGCAAAGCAGCAAAATAGAGAAGGTATTATCAAAGATTAATTCTATTTTTCTTAAAATGAAAAAACAGTGGGGTGAAAATAATTTTTTTGTGGCGAAAGATGAACAAGTTGATTTAGATGGTTATTTAAGGCAGTTCATAGGTGAAGCTGAATCGTACCTTGTAAATAATAAAAAATCATCCGAATGCGATGAGCTTATAGATTTGTATTTTAAATCATTATCTTATTTAAAAATTTCTGATATGTATGATTCGTCATATATGACGTACGTAGAAAAAGATGGTGATGATGTAAAAATTAAGCTATTCTGCTTGGATCCGTCTAAATTATTAAGTCAAACGCTTCAGAAAGTTAGAGGGACAATATTTTTCTCTGCCACACTTCTTCCGATTACATACTATAAGTCTCTATTAGGAGGGAACGATGAAGATTACGCAATTTGCTTAGATTCACCTTTTGACACTAAAAACAGGATGATTCTTATTGCAGATGATGTATCTACAAAGTACAAAGATAGGGAAAATACGCGAGAAAAAGTAGCAGAGTATATTGATGCAGTTGTGGGGAAAATGCCAGGTAATTATATTGTGTATTTTCCATCATATGAGTATATGAACATGATATATGAGATTTATAAAGATCGAGGAATGAACATGATAATCAAGCAGGAGAGCAGTATGAGTGAGGATGACAAAGAGAGCTTTTTAAAGATGTTTGAAGATGAGAAAAAGGGAATCATAGCCTTTTGCGTGCTGGGAGGTATCTTTTCAGAAGGCATTGATCTGAAGAATGATAGATTAATCGGCGCTATAATTGTAGGTGTGGGTCTTCCTCAAATATGTCTTGAAAGAGATATAATAAAAGACTACTTCGAAAAAAAGTATGGACTTGGATATGAGTTTGCTTACCTTTATCCTGGCTTTAATAAAGTGATGCAATCAGCAGGACGTGTTATTAGAACTGAGACTGATAGAGGTGTTATTTTGCTTATAGATGAAAGATTTTTGCATAGGAACTATATAAAATTATTTCCTAAAGAATGGTTTCCGTATACTAAAGTCAATAAAGATAATATAGAAGCATATCTTGATAACTTTTGGGGGAATTTATAA
- a CDS encoding small ribosomal subunit Rsm22 family protein, whose protein sequence is MELPLELITAIENETEAIPINKLTALVSDISKRYRDKNYSDKFLSGYDETIAYVVYRMPATYGAIYTVLNHIKEVYNDFRPKSLLDVGAGPGTAMWAATAIWQDIDQITLLEKDKNMINIGKKLSSNSNYDSIKNAKWLKIDLNRSFDAHRHDIVIASYSIGELNEDVQSKIIKKLWEIANDILIIIEPGTKIGFSRIKRARETLISLGAHVIAPCPHDKECPIKDNDWCHFSSRIQRTSLHRKVKNGELPYEDEKFSYIYVSKNPCKTIKSRIIRHPQIRKGHIILDLCTKDGIKKVTIKKSDGDIYKKARNMRWGSVFE, encoded by the coding sequence ATGGAACTACCATTAGAACTTATCACTGCCATAGAAAACGAAACAGAAGCTATACCTATAAATAAATTAACAGCTTTAGTTTCGGATATTTCTAAGCGATACCGTGATAAAAACTATTCTGATAAATTTTTAAGCGGATATGATGAAACAATCGCTTATGTCGTATACAGGATGCCTGCCACGTATGGTGCAATATACACTGTTTTAAATCATATAAAAGAAGTATATAATGATTTTCGCCCAAAATCTCTTTTAGATGTAGGGGCAGGCCCTGGGACAGCCATGTGGGCGGCAACTGCTATATGGCAGGATATTGATCAAATAACGCTTCTGGAAAAAGACAAAAACATGATAAATATCGGCAAAAAGTTATCATCTAATTCAAATTATGATTCTATCAAAAACGCAAAGTGGCTAAAAATAGATTTAAATAGATCATTTGACGCTCACAGACACGATATCGTCATTGCATCGTATTCCATTGGTGAGCTAAATGAAGATGTACAGAGTAAAATAATAAAAAAACTGTGGGAAATTGCTAACGATATACTGATCATTATAGAGCCAGGAACTAAAATCGGCTTTTCTAGAATAAAAAGAGCCCGGGAAACTCTGATATCGCTTGGTGCGCATGTAATCGCACCGTGTCCGCATGACAAAGAATGTCCCATAAAAGATAATGATTGGTGCCACTTTTCATCCCGCATACAGCGAACAAGCTTGCACAGAAAAGTCAAAAACGGTGAACTTCCGTATGAAGATGAAAAATTCTCATACATTTATGTATCAAAAAATCCTTGCAAAACGATAAAGAGCAGAATCATAAGGCACCCCCAGATAAGAAAAGGCCACATAATATTGGATTTGTGTACAAAGGATGGCATCAAGAAAGTCACAATCAAAAAAAGCGATGGAGATATTTATAAGAAAGCCAGAAATATGAGATGGGGTTCTGTTTTTGAGTGA
- a CDS encoding DUF1848 domain-containing protein — protein MIISASRRTDIPAFYSDWFYNRIKEGYVLVRNPFNLHHVSKVPLSLEVVDCFVFWTKNPERMIKNLHIIDGYPFYFQFTLNPYNAEIEVNVPRKSKIIDTFKRLSDKIGPMRVIWRYDPIIITNNIHEGYHYKYFELLASKLHDYTSKCIISFVDFYLKAQRNLKKIGAYDINDKDKIRIATRLGEIAKVYSLKIEICAENIDLSEFGIEHSKCIDPDLIESLSGRKLKVEKDKNQRKACGCAASVDIGAYNTCTHGCLYCYANYSSNVVNDNMARYDVNSPLLCSSITGEDVIDERNS, from the coding sequence ATGATAATAAGTGCAAGCAGAAGAACGGACATACCTGCATTTTATAGTGATTGGTTTTACAATAGAATTAAAGAGGGCTATGTCTTGGTTAGGAATCCTTTTAATTTACATCATGTAAGCAAGGTGCCTTTATCTTTGGAAGTAGTTGATTGCTTTGTGTTTTGGACTAAGAATCCAGAAAGAATGATTAAAAATCTTCACATCATTGATGGTTATCCATTCTACTTTCAATTTACGTTAAATCCATACAATGCTGAAATTGAGGTAAATGTGCCAAGAAAATCAAAAATCATAGATACATTCAAAAGATTGTCTGATAAGATAGGACCGATGCGCGTCATCTGGAGATACGATCCTATTATTATAACAAATAATATCCATGAGGGATATCATTATAAATATTTTGAATTATTAGCATCAAAACTTCATGATTATACATCTAAATGTATCATAAGCTTTGTGGATTTTTATCTTAAAGCACAGAGAAATTTAAAAAAGATAGGTGCTTATGATATAAACGATAAAGATAAAATAAGAATTGCAACGAGGCTTGGAGAAATTGCAAAAGTGTATTCTCTCAAAATAGAGATATGTGCGGAAAACATCGATTTATCTGAGTTTGGCATTGAACATTCGAAATGCATTGATCCAGATTTAATCGAAAGCCTTTCAGGTAGAAAACTTAAAGTAGAAAAAGATAAAAATCAAAGAAAAGCTTGTGGGTGTGCCGCCAGTGTGGATATTGGAGCTTATAATACATGTACTCATGGTTGCCTCTACTGCTATGCAAATTACAGTAGCAATGTTGTCAATGACAATATGGCTAGGTATGATGTCAATTCTCCCTTATTGTGCAGCAGTATAACAGGTGAGGATGTAATAGATGAAAGAAACAGTTAG